The sequence GGTATTCTCATGACATCGTCTGCGGGAGCTATAATCGCTTTATTCCAGCCTGAATAGGCCTGCGCAATAAGGTCATAAGATGCTCTGGAACACTTCTCTGGATCTCCTCCAAATTTAGCTTTTCCATATCCGCTTACATGTACAATGACAATTTTCGGGTTCACACTTAATATTTGCTCATCTGAAATCCCAAATCTCTCTTCCAGCCAGACCATATTCTCGATGAAAATATCGGATTGATTAATGAGACCATAGAAGATCTCCTTTCCCTCCTCCGTTCTAAGATTAAGGGCTATGTGAAGCCTATTTCTTACACCGGAAGCATATTCAGAACCTATCCTTCTTCCATCCCCCTCTATAAAGGGGCCCACGTACCTCCACGATTCCCCTTCGGTGCTCTCAATGTGTATTAATTCGGCGCCACAGTCCGCTAATAATATGCCGATAAATGGGCCGGCAACTATGCTTCCAGCACTTAGAACCCTTATTCCACTTAAAGGTCCAAAAGATGGAGCAAAAAGGGGAGCACTTTTCCTTCCAATATTTCTAAGGGATTTCACCGTTCAAAACCTCCATAGAGCATATAAATTATGGTTAAGATATTTTTCTCATAGCTAACCCCTATATTTCCGTTATGAAACCACCAACCAAATTTAATTAGAATAGGAAAACGGTTCTTTTTAAATTTTTTGGAAAAAAGTATCCTGGTGGGGCATATAGTAATACTCTTTTAAAAGCTTATCCACTAAATTACTAAATCATCTTGTTGAGGAATAAAGCATGCAACTCTATCTTTCTTATCAGCCGATAGTAATGTCCGTTGTAGCTCTTGCTGGGTGTGAATACGCTTATCGCGAAATGATGGATTATTGCTTAATTTTTCCGACCGACATAAATATTATATGCCTAACCTGTTTTCTAATCAAGCCTATATTGGCTGCAAGGGATCCCAAACAATCTGTTAAAATACTAGTATATGAGATGCCAATTCGCGGTTCTAGTGGCCACGTGATTATGAAAACATCTTTAGATAAACGTGACTATAACGATTTGATCCTTAAACAGACGTAATACTGAAGAAAAGGAGAAAAACGATATTTACGGTGTTTTTATGAAAGGAGATCGTAGAAGGTTAACCCTGCTTTCTTTATCCTCGCAGGCGCCCAAAGTTAATCGTTTACTGGGGCTTTAATGCTGCTGTAAGCGCTCCTCATCTTTACGCTCTCTCCTTAAAAGCCAAGAAGAACGGCATTAATAAGAATTATATATTAGTTTAGTGCAACATATTATTAAAAATTGACTATAGCTAAAAATATTCACAAAATAATGATTACGTGATAGAACCATGACCAGTGAAAACCTACTTACGGTTAATGGATTAACAAAACGGTTTGGAGGGCTTATAGCAGTTGAGAACTTGAGTTTTAACGTTAAAAAAGGCGAAATTTTAGGGCTAATAGGACCAAATGGTTCTGGAAAAACAACTGTAATCAACTTGTTAACTGGCTTTCTTCGTCCAGATGATGGGAAGATCTTCTTCGATGGAAAGGATATAACTGGTCTTCCTCCTCATCAGATTTCCAGGATGAAAATAGCGCGAACTTTTCAACTAACTAAGCCATTTTTTAACATGTCTGTGTTAGACAATATATGCGTACCACTATACGCTCAAAGGAGGAGTTTAGGCAGAAATTTAAGGCAGGAGGCTATACGAATTATGGAACTTTTGGAATTAACTCCATGGGCAAATGAACTGCCTAAAAACTTGCCATATGGATGCTTAAAAAAGTTAGAACTTGCTAGAGCGTTGGCGACGCGACCTAAACTGCTATTATTAGATGAAGTGTTTAGTGGGTTGACAGCCGAAGAAATGGACAACCTCATAGAAATCATTAAAGATCTAAATAATAAGGGTATGACATTTATTGTTGTTGAGCATATAATGAAAGTTGTTATGAAAATCTCTAACCGCGTACTTGTGCTTTCCTCTGGTAAAAAAATAGCTGAAGGAAAACCGGAGGAGGTCAGTAGAGATGAAAAGGTTATTGAGGTCTATTTAGGGGGAAGAGCATTTGCTCCGCGTAAATAATATAACTGTTTTTAGAGACAACATACGAGTGTTAAATGACGTAAGCTTATATGTCAAAAAAGGAAGTTGCGTTGGAATAATTGGTCCTAATGGTGCAGGAAAATCAACGCTTCTTTACTCAATTATTGGCTTAGTAAAAGTTAAAAAGGGGTCTATAATCTTTATGGAAAGAGACATAACTAATCTTCCTATTTCTGAAAGAGTAAAACATGGTATTTCTATCTGTCCGGAAAGAAGAAGGTTATTTCCTGAAGCTACGGTGCTAGATAATTTAAAAATGGGCGCTTATACATGTAAGGACAGGAAAAGCTATAGAGAAAATCTATCAAAGATATTTGAGTTATTTCCGGTGCTTGAAGAGAGAAAGAACCAAAAAGCCGGTTCTCTAAGTGGCGGGGAGCAACAAATGCTCGCGATCGGCAGGGCCTTAATGTCTAAGCCTAAGCTTTTATTGTTGGACGAACCCTCTTTAGGCTTATCTCCTATTATGAAATATAAGATTTTTGAGAAAATTATTGAGCTTAAGGATAAAGAAAACATTACAATAGTGCTTGTTGAACAAGACGCTTATATGGTTTCGAGTGTGGCGGATAAGATATATGTTCTTGAAGGTGGAAAAATTTTAATGGAAGGTGATAAAGAAATTATTTTTAGAGACGATAGAATAAGAAAAGCTTACCTAGGTATGTAAAAAAGGAAAAGGTGATAATATTTTATTTCCACCAAGGTGCTTTTTCGAATTCTTTCTGTGCAAGCTCCTTTGGGTATATTACGTAAGGTTTACCATTCTTCCACTGCCATACTACTGGCATTATGTATCCTGGCTTGAGGTAGATTGGATGGTGAGTGCGTGCATCCATGCGAACCCTCCCTCGTATACCTATTATTTCAACCTCTTCGAGAGCTTGTATTACGGCGTTAGGATCCGTAGTACCTGCCTTTTCTATGGCAGCCTTCAAAAGATATGCTCCTTCATATGTCTGTGCAGCTTCCATTGCAGGCAATATACCATATTTTTTGTAATATTTGTTGCAGAACGGTATGGTATTTTCAGTCATCGATACGTTTGCAATCCACGTACCGGACACCATGTAATTTGATACATCTACTCCAATCCACTCTGAAAACTGAGGCATGCCAACAATAGATAGAATAGTAAAGTGAGGTATTGGGAACCTCCTTTCGTACATTTGTTTGTAAAACGTAAATTCCGCACCGCTCCAAACCCAGTGAGCCAGCACATCGGGATTAAGTTGTTCAATTCTTATAATCTCGCTTGTGAAATCCTTGGACCCGGGGGCGACAAAAATTTTCTCAATTAAATTAATTCCAGCTTCACGGGCAAAAATTTCTTGGTATTCACCGTTCCTTCGGCAGGATTCAAAGTCTTCAGCTAAGTAAACATAAGATTTTGCATGAAAGATTTCACGCGCTATAGTAACAAAAAGTTTGGCCTCATCATTGTAGTATGCATGCATTGTGAAGAAGTTCCTGAATTTTTGGGGATCTTGTAGAAATAATGCGGTAGGACCAGGATTGCTGAGGCACAGGTAAGGGATTCCAGACTCAGCTATCATATCTTGCACTGCGAAAACATTGCCTACGGTGAAAATTCCGGCAATTATGTGAACTTTATCTATGTCGATAAACCTTCTAACCGCTGATACAACTTTATCAGTACTTCCCTCGTTATCAATTATAATAACATCAACATGCCTCCCAAGAATGCCGCCTTTCTCATTTATTTCCTCTATGGCCATAGCAAATCCTCTCCAAAGGTCCTCTCCAATTTTAGAGTACATTCCTGTCAAAGGAAGGGTGACGCCTATCTTGATGGATTCGGCGGGCGCGAGACGGAGACCAACAGGATAGTAGACTACACCAGCAATTATAGCCACAATAACTATCATTACTACTATTATAGCCACTTGAACTTTAGTTATTGCATGTTTATCCAATCTCTTCCCCCATTTAGTAGTTAATTTTTAAAGTCTATTTTAATTTTTCTGCATTCCTGCTAGAAATGGTTATAAATTATTCATGTGCGCTATAAAATATTGTTTGGACAGACTTTTCCTCTATTAGCTTTATGAAATCCCAGGTTTACTTGCCATCTCATGGGGCATCTGCTTCCTCTCTCGACGACTGCGCTTATAGTAAAAACTAAGAGGTGATAATCATCTGCCTTATACTAAATAACTCTGCGGAAAACTATTCTCTGAGAATCTTTACATTCTCTATATCTTACTGGAAGAGGACGAGAAGAGACTGATTAAAAGAGCAGGTAGAAAATTAGCAAATCCATGTTATGCTATTGCCTTAACAGGTGCCGGAATCTCCACGCTTTTAAAAGAACTGTTCATTCTTCCTGTCCAAGCCAGCCCAACCATATCCTTAATTCTTTTCAAAAAACAATATTATGGTTTTGATTAACTGGGGTGGCGCGGTT is a genomic window of Candidatus Bathyarchaeia archaeon containing:
- a CDS encoding CoA transferase, whose amino-acid sequence is MKSLRNIGRKSAPLFAPSFGPLSGIRVLSAGSIVAGPFIGILLADCGAELIHIESTEGESWRYVGPFIEGDGRRIGSEYASGVRNRLHIALNLRTEEGKEIFYGLINQSDIFIENMVWLEERFGISDEQILSVNPKIVIVHVSGYGKAKFGGDPEKCSRASYDLIAQAYSGWNKAIIAPADDVMRIP
- a CDS encoding ABC transporter ATP-binding protein, giving the protein MTSENLLTVNGLTKRFGGLIAVENLSFNVKKGEILGLIGPNGSGKTTVINLLTGFLRPDDGKIFFDGKDITGLPPHQISRMKIARTFQLTKPFFNMSVLDNICVPLYAQRRSLGRNLRQEAIRIMELLELTPWANELPKNLPYGCLKKLELARALATRPKLLLLDEVFSGLTAEEMDNLIEIIKDLNNKGMTFIVVEHIMKVVMKISNRVLVLSSGKKIAEGKPEEVSRDEKVIEVYLGGRAFAPRK
- a CDS encoding ABC transporter ATP-binding protein, which gives rise to MLRVNNITVFRDNIRVLNDVSLYVKKGSCVGIIGPNGAGKSTLLYSIIGLVKVKKGSIIFMERDITNLPISERVKHGISICPERRRLFPEATVLDNLKMGAYTCKDRKSYRENLSKIFELFPVLEERKNQKAGSLSGGEQQMLAIGRALMSKPKLLLLDEPSLGLSPIMKYKIFEKIIELKDKENITIVLVEQDAYMVSSVADKIYVLEGGKILMEGDKEIIFRDDRIRKAYLGM
- a CDS encoding ABC transporter substrate-binding protein, which codes for MDKHAITKVQVAIIVVMIVIVAIIAGVVYYPVGLRLAPAESIKIGVTLPLTGMYSKIGEDLWRGFAMAIEEINEKGGILGRHVDVIIIDNEGSTDKVVSAVRRFIDIDKVHIIAGIFTVGNVFAVQDMIAESGIPYLCLSNPGPTALFLQDPQKFRNFFTMHAYYNDEAKLFVTIAREIFHAKSYVYLAEDFESCRRNGEYQEIFAREAGINLIEKIFVAPGSKDFTSEIIRIEQLNPDVLAHWVWSGAEFTFYKQMYERRFPIPHFTILSIVGMPQFSEWIGVDVSNYMVSGTWIANVSMTENTIPFCNKYYKKYGILPAMEAAQTYEGAYLLKAAIEKAGTTDPNAVIQALEEVEIIGIRGRVRMDARTHHPIYLKPGYIMPVVWQWKNGKPYVIYPKELAQKEFEKAPWWK